The sequence TCAGTACCGCCGCCGCCGAGCGAGTCGTCCAACAGAAAGTTTAATACTTGCAGGTTCGGTATCTCGAAACGTTTCACTTTGCCGAAGCAGATCTCCTTGAAGAAGTCCTTAACAACTTCTTCTGTCAGGTTTTCTTTCAGAAACTCGTAAATAGCGGGTGTTTTACCCATGATGCCGACATTGCTGCCATCACCTTTGTCACCGGAACGTGCGATAGCAATTTCCATTAACTGTACTTTAGCCATGGTTATACTTCCTCTACAGTGTGGGTGGTGGTGATCAAGCTTTTATCGATAAGTGCGGGCCAGTAACCGACAATTTCTGTGGCGCGTGGACGTCCACCAGCAAAACCAGTGAGTCCGGGAGGGCCAGACGTGACCAAAGGCGCGATCTCCATGCCCAGTACTTCCAGAGCTTTTTGATCTTGTCCCTTGGCGCCTATGCGCATCATGATTTCATGAGGTTGATCATTGGCGGGAACCAGGCCCTTATACAGAACATTGGTGCCGAATAATTCCAGAAACCGGTCTTCTTCGGGTATTTCCACGCCGTGCATGGCCATGCGTTCAAAGACGATATCTTTCATCAAGTGTGCCTTTTCGATAGCATCGGGGCCTGTGATACACAGGGTGCCGAGAATCTTGTAGCCATTGGCATACGAGATGGAGACTTTGAACGTTGGTGTAGCAGGACGGCCTTTGATACCGGATACCGCAACACGGTTTTCACCTTGCTGAACCATCTTGATAGTGGTGAAATCGGCAACACAATCCGGGCTCAGATAATTGTTCGGGTCGCCAAGCTCGTACATAAGCTGCGAAGTCACAGTTTCCACCGATACCAGGCCGCCGGTATTTTCGTGTTTGGTGACCACAAAGCTGCCGTCTTCGCTGACTTCACAAATCGGATAGCCAATGCGGGCAAAGTCTTTGACCTGTTTCCAGCCTGTGTAGTTACCACCAGTACACTGAGCGCCACATTCCATAATGTGGCCCATGATTGTAGCGGCAGCGACTTTATCCCAGTCTTCGAGTGACCAGCCAAACTCGTAGACAAGGGGTGCGACAACCAGAGATGGGTCGGCCGCACGGCCAGTAATAATAATGTCTGCACCGTCTTTCAGGGCTTCAACAATTTGTGCTGCACCGATGTAGACATTAGCGCTGGTAATGCGATCGCGGATGGAATCGAGAGAGGCGCCGGTATCCATGTTTTCCAGCTTTTCACCAGCGGCAGCCAGTTCGTCAAGGCGGTCCATAATGTCATCGCCTTCGACAATAGCAATTTTGATTCCAGAGAGCCCCAGGTCTTTAACAACCTGTTTGGTCGCTTCCAGGCAGGCTTTAGGGTTTACACCACCGGCATTGGCAATGATTTTGATGCCTTTTTCTTTACAGGTCGTCAGGATTTTCTTCACCATCGGAGGAAAGTCCATGGCGTAACCGGTTTCCGGTTTGCGCATCTTTTGCTTTTGCATGATGCTCATGGTGATTTCGGCGAGATAATCAAAGGTCAGGTAATCTACCGGTCCTTCTTCAACCAGGCGCAGCGGCCCCAGCAGGCTGTCGCCCCAGAAGCCTTGCGCGTTGGCGACACGCACGATTTTGTTTTCAGTCATGTTGTGTTCCTCGTAGATTACATGGAATGTTCAAGTCAAAGGTGTAAAAATCCAACACGAATGTTGACGAGTGGTCTTTTTACCAGTTTGGCGCGCGTTTTTCCAGAAAAGCGCTCAGTCCTTCACGGCCCTCATCTGAATCCCGCACATCAGCGATCAATTTTACGGTATTTTCAATCATTGTGTCGTTGATCTCACCCTGAGAAACATCGAATGCCAGCTGTTTGGCTTTGCCGAGTCCTTGGGGCGCATTTTTTAGCAGCATGCCTGCTATTTCGTCGATGCGGGCATCAAGAGTGTCTTCTGCGACAACCTCACTCAGAAAGCCCAGAGCTAATGCCCACTCTGCATTCACCATTTCGCCTGTCATAAACAGCCTGCGAGATGCTTTTTCGCCGATGGTTCTGACTACATAGGGAGAAATAGTGGCAGGCAGCATACCGATTTTGATTTCACTCAACGCTAGCTTGGCTTTTGGGCCGCCAATAGCAATATCGCAACAACATACCAGACCAACACCGCCACCCATGGCTGCACCTTGCACACGCACGATGGTGGGTTTAGGCAGAAAGTTAAGCGTTTTCATCAACTTCGCCAATTGACTGCCATCGGCAATATTTTCTTCGTAGGTGTTGCTGCCCATGCGGCGCATATAGTTAATATCACCTCCGGCGGAGAAGCTTTTTCCCTCTCCCTGAAGCACAACTACTTTGACATTTGGATTGGTTGCGGCGGCTTCCAGTGCGTTAATTAGCCTCAAAGCTTGGTGGTCGTCAAAGGCGTTATGAACTTCAGGGCGATTCATGGTCAGGCGAAGAACGCCTTCCGGGGATAGTTCTTGCAACAGATCAGATTCGGACATATTGCCTCTGGGTGTTATTCGCAGCTTGTTAAGTTGAAACGAGAGAGTAAATATTGCTGAACAAAGAAGTACGCATTCTAACAATATTGATCCGTACTATCAATTCGGGGCGGTTCGTAAAATACCATTCCCGTTTGCTTGAGGCAGAGGATTGGTATTGAATGGATGGAGTCTCGTTTGTGGCAGTTCTTGGTTAAGGTTGCTGCAATTTTTTTTCAAGATTACTGGTGATGGTTTCCAGTCGTTCAGCAATTTGGGCGAGATCGGAAGGTGTTGTTGGCCGTTGCTTAAGCATGCCTTCGTAGACTACATTAGCTATGCCGTCGGCAGTTTCGTCCAATGGAAAGTCGCCAGCACCTCTCAGGTAAGCCCAGGTACTGTGCTCAATACAACCGAAGACCATGTCTCGTAGCAGGTTAGGTGAGACATCATCGCGAAACTCTCCCTTTTCTATAGCTTCTGCGCAGAGGTTTTTAATTTCGTCGGCATAGCGGCGATTCAGCTTGTAGAATATTGTTTTTGTGTAGGTAGGATCGGGACGAATCTCAGCCAGTATGAACCGGGTTAGTTCCGGGTGTTCCTTGATGATTTTCAAATCTCTGGCGATGAGGCTACGCAGCTTGTTCCACGTGCCGCGTATACTTTCTACGCTGGGGGCGTTCTCTGTTACTTCCCGGTACCACTCGGCTACAACGGTAGA is a genomic window of Pseudomonadales bacterium containing:
- a CDS encoding TetR/AcrR family transcriptional regulator is translated as MTTTPKIRNSRLPPMERRADIMAAARSVIAEKGHENISLSEIAQRAGIVEGTLYRFFENKQEMLSTVVAEWYREVTENAPSVESIRGTWNKLRSLIARDLKIIKEHPELTRFILAEIRPDPTYTKTIFYKLNRRYADEIKNLCAEAIEKGEFRDDVSPNLLRDMVFGCIEHSTWAYLRGAGDFPLDETADGIANVVYEGMLKQRPTTPSDLAQIAERLETITSNLEKKLQQP
- a CDS encoding DUF1446 domain-containing protein; protein product: MTENKIVRVANAQGFWGDSLLGPLRLVEEGPVDYLTFDYLAEITMSIMQKQKMRKPETGYAMDFPPMVKKILTTCKEKGIKIIANAGGVNPKACLEATKQVVKDLGLSGIKIAIVEGDDIMDRLDELAAAGEKLENMDTGASLDSIRDRITSANVYIGAAQIVEALKDGADIIITGRAADPSLVVAPLVYEFGWSLEDWDKVAAATIMGHIMECGAQCTGGNYTGWKQVKDFARIGYPICEVSEDGSFVVTKHENTGGLVSVETVTSQLMYELGDPNNYLSPDCVADFTTIKMVQQGENRVAVSGIKGRPATPTFKVSISYANGYKILGTLCITGPDAIEKAHLMKDIVFERMAMHGVEIPEEDRFLELFGTNVLYKGLVPANDQPHEIMMRIGAKGQDQKALEVLGMEIAPLVTSGPPGLTGFAGGRPRATEIVGYWPALIDKSLITTTHTVEEV
- a CDS encoding enoyl-CoA hydratase/isomerase family protein, whose translation is MSESDLLQELSPEGVLRLTMNRPEVHNAFDDHQALRLINALEAAATNPNVKVVVLQGEGKSFSAGGDINYMRRMGSNTYEENIADGSQLAKLMKTLNFLPKPTIVRVQGAAMGGGVGLVCCCDIAIGGPKAKLALSEIKIGMLPATISPYVVRTIGEKASRRLFMTGEMVNAEWALALGFLSEVVAEDTLDARIDEIAGMLLKNAPQGLGKAKQLAFDVSQGEINDTMIENTVKLIADVRDSDEGREGLSAFLEKRAPNW